The following coding sequences are from one Arachis hypogaea cultivar Tifrunner chromosome 7, arahy.Tifrunner.gnm2.J5K5, whole genome shotgun sequence window:
- the LOC112703461 gene encoding B3 domain-containing transcription repressor VAL2, with protein sequence MKQAYFPPISQLEGLPLKILDAKGKEWIFQFRFWPNNNSRMYVLEGVTPCIQSMQLQVGDTVTFSRLEPEGRLVMGFRKASNATPSDQVQFVI encoded by the exons ATGAAACAGGCCTACTTCCCACCAATTTCACAGCTTGAAGGATTGCCACTTAAAATCCTTGATGCAAAAGGCAAGGAATGGATATTTCAATTTCGCTTCTGGCCAAACAATAATAGCAGGATGTATGTTTTAGAGGGTGTCACTCCTTGCATACAGTCAATGCAGTTGCAAGTAGGTGACACAG TAACATTTAGTCGATTGGAGCCAGAAGGGAGGTTGGTTATGGGATTTAGAAAGGCTTCAAATGCCACGCCATCTGATCAG GTTCAATTTGTTATATGA